The nucleotide window AGGTTGTAAAGAAGAAATCAGCCACATAAATTTTATCCTTGTAGGTGTTTTGCGTAATGGTTTCGCCATTTTGATTAATTAGACTAAAATCCGCAATCTTATGGTATTTTGCCTTATGTTGTATTGCGCTATCTACCAATTCTTCGCTGACCATTGCAGGTTGATAAATAGGGAGAGGTGCAGGTACATTGAGTACATTATAGATGATTGCAAGGATGATAAGAGACAATACGGTAAAGAAAATTCCAAATTTTTTATATTCTTTAAAAAAAGAGAGGAAAGACATAGATTAAGCTTCAAAACATTATGAATTACAAAGATACGATTAAGGTAAATTTTCTTTAATTTTTTTAACAGAAATATAATACTGTAAGACAGGGATTTATAAATCCTTGTTAAAAATATTCTGATTGGAAATACAATTATTTTCTAAATGCCTTTAAAACGTTACTTTTGTCAATCGAAATTTTGAAAAAAACTACATGGAATTTGTAATTAAGATATCCCAATTCTTATTGAGTTTATCTCTTCTTATTGTGTTGCACGAGTTGGGCCACTTTATACCAGCAAAACTGTTTAAAACTAAGGTTGAAAAATTCTACCTCTTTTTTGATGTAAAGTATTCACTTTTTAAAAAGAAAATTGGCGATACGGTTTACGGTATTGGTTGGTTGCCTTTGGGAGGTTATGTAAAAATCGCCGGAATGATAGATGAAAGTATGGATAAGGAACAAATGGCACAGCCACCAAAGCCTTGGGAATTTAGATCTAAACCTGCTTGGCAACGTTTAATTATTATGCTCGGTGGTGTAACTGTAAACTTTATTTTGGCGTACGTTATATATGTTGCTATATCTTTTGTTTATGGCGACTCTGATGTTAAAGTGGAAAGTTTAAAAGACGGTTATTCTATAGAAAACCCCTTGCTAAGTGATTTAGGATTTGAGACAGGAGATAAGGTTTTAGCTATAAACGATGAGCCAATTATTAATGATTCTGACATTGGTTTTAATCTCATTAAAGCACAATCTATTACAATAAGCAGAGATGGTAAGAAACAAACCATTGACTTACCAGAGGACTTTTTAGGGCAATACTCGGCAAGTGGAGTAAAAACCAATTTTGAATATCGTATACCTTTTATGGTGGGTAAAGTTGCAGACTCTTCAGTAAATAAAGGGAAAGGTTTAAAGCAAGGAGATGTTATAACGAGTATTAACGGAAAACCATTAAAGTATTACGATCAACTAGATGAAGTTAAAGGAGATTTAAAAAATACAAGCATTACCGCTGAAGTTTTACATGAAAACGGTACAAAATCTACTATGGATCTAGAACTTGATAAAGATGGTAAATTTGGAATTATACCTTACAATAACCCTAAACGATTTGAAGAATTGGGTTACTATGACATCTTTAGGAAAGAGTATAGCTTTGGTGAAAGTTTTGGTGCAGGATGGAGAAAGTTTACCAAAACCATTAGTAATTACGGAGACCAATTAATGGCAATTTTTAATCCAAGTACAGGCGCTTATAAAGGTTTAGGAGGGTTTAAAGCAATTTACGATCAATTCTCACCGGTTTGGAGTTGGCCTTATTTTTGGGGATTAACAGCCTTTTTATCCATAATGTTAGCCATACTTAACTTACTGCCAATACCAGCATTAGACGGTGGCCATGTAATGTTTTTACTTTACGAAATGGTGTCTGGTCGTAAACCAAGTGAAAAATTCTTAGAGCGTGCGCAAATTGTTGGATTCTTTATTTTAATTGCCTTGGTATTGTTTGCAAACGGTAACGATATATTTAAAGCAATTACACAATAAAAAAATAAGTTTTCATATTGCAGAGATTAAAAAATAATTTATATTTGCGCTCGCAAAAGCGAAAAAAACACCTTCCTCAGTAGCTCAGTTGGTTAGAGCATCTGACTGTTAATCAGAGGGTCGTTGGTTCGAGCCCAACCTGAGGAGCAAAAAAAGCCTGATAATTTTATCAGGCTTTTTTGTTTATTTATGTTGTTGCTTTACTATTTTAAGAATTATATTTCTTCTTCAATTCT belongs to Winogradskyella sp. J14-2 and includes:
- the rseP gene encoding RIP metalloprotease RseP, with protein sequence MEFVIKISQFLLSLSLLIVLHELGHFIPAKLFKTKVEKFYLFFDVKYSLFKKKIGDTVYGIGWLPLGGYVKIAGMIDESMDKEQMAQPPKPWEFRSKPAWQRLIIMLGGVTVNFILAYVIYVAISFVYGDSDVKVESLKDGYSIENPLLSDLGFETGDKVLAINDEPIINDSDIGFNLIKAQSITISRDGKKQTIDLPEDFLGQYSASGVKTNFEYRIPFMVGKVADSSVNKGKGLKQGDVITSINGKPLKYYDQLDEVKGDLKNTSITAEVLHENGTKSTMDLELDKDGKFGIIPYNNPKRFEELGYYDIFRKEYSFGESFGAGWRKFTKTISNYGDQLMAIFNPSTGAYKGLGGFKAIYDQFSPVWSWPYFWGLTAFLSIMLAILNLLPIPALDGGHVMFLLYEMVSGRKPSEKFLERAQIVGFFILIALVLFANGNDIFKAITQ